AATGGCACCTATGGTATCTGCCGCGAGACCGGCAAACTGATCCCGAAGGAGCGTCTCCGTGCCGTACCCCATGCTACGTTGAGCATTGAAGCCAAGTCGGCAAAGAAGAGATAACCCTTGCAACCATAAAATGAGAGTTGTGAGGTTGGCATCGTGTGTGATGAGGGGGATTGTTCCCCATTGGTAGCCAGTCTCCCCCCAAACAGTTAGGTATGAACAATAGAAATCACAAAGGTTGGATTCCCGTTGCGGTTGTTTTTCTGGTACTTCTCGTCGATCAGCTCTCCAAGATATGGGTGAAGACGCATATGGCATTGTATGATGCGATACACATTACAGACTGGTTTCAGATCTATTTTGTGGAAAACAACGGGATGGCGTTTGGGATTGAAGCCGGGGGCAAATTGTTTCTTTCGATCTTCCGGATCATTGCTGTTATCTTGATAGTCATTTATCTCTCCCGGCTGGTGAAGGAGAATTACAAGAATGGGTTCATCGTCTGTATCACGCTGGTGCTGGCAGGTGCCGCGGGAAACATTGTGGACAGCATTTTTTACGGAGTGATCTTTGAAGCCAGCTATCCGGGACATGTGGCCTCTTTCGTGCCATGGGGAGAGGGTTATGCAACGTTGTTGCACGGAAAGGTTGTAGACATGCTTTACTTCCCCCTGATCAAAGGGAATTATCCTGACTGGTTCCCCTTTGTGGGAGGTGAGGAGTTTCTTTTCTTCCGGTTCATTTTCAACCTGGCCGATTCGGCCATCACGGTGGGTGTAATATTGATATTGCTCTTTTATCGAAAGACTCTGTCCTATTCACTGATGTCGAAAAGTGAACGGGACAAGCTGGAAAAAGAAGTAGCGGAAAATAGCGTTACAGGTGAAATATAACATTGCATCATATCTTCCTTTTTTACTTGCGTGGCTCCTTGTTGTCTCATCCTGTCAGAACCGTCCGAAGGAGGTGCTCAACAGAAAAGAGATGGAGCAACTCCTCTACGATGTCTACCTGGCGGAAGCTACCATAGAGAATGAATATCAGTTGTTTAACTCTGCTGAAAAAAAAGAGGCATACATCAACCGTCTTTTTGCGTCACATGGTGTCACACCGGCTGAATGGGACAGTTCGCTTTCCTGGTACTCAGACAGGATTGATCTCTATCTACAAATGAATGACTCGGTGAAGGCCCGACTTGAAAGGGCCCGGAAAGTGACAGATGCCGAAATTTCAAGGATGGCAGCAAGGAAGATACTGGATCCTCGCACACTCTCCCCCTCCTACATTCCTCCTCACTACTCCTTTACCTCCTCGGCAGCAATGAGAGGATTCAACTTCCGTCTGATGGAGTCTGAACTTAATGCACGGATCACAGACGATCAATTCAGTTTCTCATACAACGTGATTGGGATTCCCCCCAATTTTTCCAACCGACTCTCTTCGCGGCTCACGCTCGAATATGGAGATACCACCATCTATCTGCCACAGATGATTACTGAAAACAAAACATATCGTGTTACCGCCATGAAATATCTTCCGGGCGATAGCATCAATGAGATTCAGGAAGACACTCTTAAACGCATTTACGGATACCTGCACCTGCATGACTCGTTGCAGTGGAACACACTCATTCAACTACATGACATCCGGTTGGGGAGTGTTGGGGCAGATTCTGCCCGCAACCCGCAAACTCAGGTGGAGGATCGTGTTCCGCGTGACAGGGTACGTTTGCTGAATGACTCACTTGTGGCTCGGTAAAATAATCACATATTGATAAAAACTATTTATCATAAAAAAATCATTCGTGGGGAAAATACTATATTTGCAGTAACAATCGAAAAATCAACATTTAACATTTAATTTATCATAACTGTACATCAAATGGAAAAGAAAAGAGTTTACACCTTTGGTAACGGCGCAGCAGAAGGGCGAGCGGATATGAAGAACCTGCTCGGAGGTAAAGGGGCTAACCTGGCCGAGATGAATTTGATTGGAGTGCCCGTACCACCGGGATTCACTATCACCACCGAGGTTTGTACCGAGTACAACGAGCTGGGACGTGACTATGTGATCGATGCTTTGAAGGAAGAGGTAGAGCAGGCAGTTGCGCAGATCGAATCACTGACAGGTACCAAGTTTGGAGACAAGGAGAACCCCTGCCTCGTGTCGGTTCGATCGGGAGCACGCGTCTCCATGCCCGGCATGAT
This genomic window from Dysgonomonadaceae bacterium zrk40 contains:
- a CDS encoding lipoprotein signal peptidase, whose product is MNNRNHKGWIPVAVVFLVLLVDQLSKIWVKTHMALYDAIHITDWFQIYFVENNGMAFGIEAGGKLFLSIFRIIAVILIVIYLSRLVKENYKNGFIVCITLVLAGAAGNIVDSIFYGVIFEASYPGHVASFVPWGEGYATLLHGKVVDMLYFPLIKGNYPDWFPFVGGEEFLFFRFIFNLADSAITVGVILILLFYRKTLSYSLMSKSERDKLEKEVAENSVTGEI
- a CDS encoding DUF4296 domain-containing protein, with the protein product MKYNIASYLPFLLAWLLVVSSCQNRPKEVLNRKEMEQLLYDVYLAEATIENEYQLFNSAEKKEAYINRLFASHGVTPAEWDSSLSWYSDRIDLYLQMNDSVKARLERARKVTDAEISRMAARKILDPRTLSPSYIPPHYSFTSSAAMRGFNFRLMESELNARITDDQFSFSYNVIGIPPNFSNRLSSRLTLEYGDTTIYLPQMITENKTYRVTAMKYLPGDSINEIQEDTLKRIYGYLHLHDSLQWNTLIQLHDIRLGSVGADSARNPQTQVEDRVPRDRVRLLNDSLVAR